The sequence below is a genomic window from Spiroplasma gladiatoris.
ATTGCAGCACCAGACATATCATATTTCATATTTTTTAAATAATTGGCTGGTTTTAAGTTGTATCCTCCAGAATCAAATGTAATTCCTTTACCAATCAATCCAGTTTTTGGTTGATTTTTATCTCCGCAATATTCTAATATAACAATTCTTGGATCGACATATGAAGCTGCATTTACAGCCAAATATAGTCCCATACCATAATCTATAGCTTCTTGTTTTCCTAAAATAGATATTTTTACATTCTGAATTTCTTTTGCTTTACTTTCAATAATGTTTGCAATATCAATTGCTGTACCCAAGTTAGGTGGCAAGTCTTGCAAATCTCTTGCAAAATTTACAAACTCAAGCTTTATTCTTGAGTTTTCAACAACACTATCAAACTCTTTATCATAAACTAAGTTATAAGTTTTTTTCTTGCTTATTTCTTTTTTCATTTCAATTTGTTGATGATTTGCAAACATAAACGCTTCAATAACAGCTTGTACTATTTCTTTTTTATTTTCATAAATTTTTGCGAAAGAGTTTAAATCAATATTTAAGTCTATTTTGTTTTCTTTAACAAATGATTTAATAAGATTTCCTATATCAAAGATTGACATTTTATCACAAACACATAAATACAAAGTTTTTTCTTCAGTTATCAATGTCGATGTCTTAAGTTCTTTAATAACAAGATTATTGACATTAGTATTTTTTGTAATTGCTTTTAATGTTATGTCAAAACCCTTACTATTAAATGTAATCATAATTCTAATACTCCTTTATTAGTGATATTATCACACATTTTCTTATCTAATTAAAAATTTATTATTACATTCTTTATTTCTACACTCTCCATAGATATACAATCTAAATTTGACTGAGTTTTTATCATAACTTAAATATGTTCTTTTAACACCATGTCCAAAATCACATTTCATCTTCATATTAGCAATTTTTGTATTTATATTTGTAAACTTTGATTTAAAGTGATAAATATAATATGTTTCTTTTTTTAATCTAGTATTTTGATCAGTATCTAATTTTAAAACAGCAAACTTAATTTGTTCTAAATCTTTTTCTTTAGTTCTAAATTTTCTAGACTTAATATTCTTAGTTTTAAAATTATTAATATGTGTCTTTCATCTTTTTTTTATATCACTTGACTCACCAATATAACTAAATTTTAAATTTTTATTTTTATCAATAGAAAAAATTATATAAACTCCTGCTAAATTTTTTTCAACTTCATCAACTTGTCTAAAATCATAAATTTTAAAGTTGTTTAAAATATCATTTATTGCTTTATTACAAAATAATTGACTTATCTTTTCATAATTTTTATCTTTAGAATTTTTTATTTTTTTTATATAAAAAAATTTTTGTTTATTATTTATGTTCATAAATTCCTTATCTTTTTATATTATAAAATAATTTATTTTTATAATAACTGTCTTATAAAATTTTTTTTATAAATTAAAAAACTTTTACAACTTTCAAAAGATATATTAATAATAGAAAGATGGCGTATTTATGGAAAATTTATCATGGGTAGTTGCTATTGTGCTTGCTTTATTTATGTGAGCGTCTTTATCAATTTTTCCCAATTATTACAATAAAAAAATGGTTTATTTAACAATTAGGATAGTTTTAATTATTTTTTTATTGTTTACTCAAATACAAAGAACAATCTATTTAGGTCCTATTCATCAAAATGAGTATATTAAAAATCCTAACTCAAGTGCTTATGAAGGACAAGAATGATATCAAAATCCTGTTAATTACTTTTTATTATATTTTTGTACTTTATCAGCGTGATCAATTTTGATTATATTAATTTATCCAAGTAAAAAGGTTATGGAATGTTTCTTCCCTTACATGATTATGG
It includes:
- a CDS encoding M17 family metallopeptidase — protein: MITFNSKGFDITLKAITKNTNVNNLVIKELKTSTLITEEKTLYLCVCDKMSIFDIGNLIKSFVKENKIDLNIDLNSFAKIYENKKEIVQAVIEAFMFANHQQIEMKKEISKKKTYNLVYDKEFDSVVENSRIKLEFVNFARDLQDLPPNLGTAIDIANIIESKAKEIQNVKISILGKQEAIDYGMGLYLAVNAASYVDPRIVILEYCGDKNQPKTGLIGKGITFDSGGYNLKPANYLKNMKYDMSGAAIASATVLALAKRKAKCNVISIAMLTDNRIGGKATLPESIVKSMNGKTVEIADTDAEGRLVLADGMTYAIREAKVEQLFTIATLTGSIFSALGKWQTGAFTTNDSFYEEFELASTRSQEKIWRMPLLKEHLEPLKFTKIADIASCELSNKDGGYSCTAAAFLNEFSENKPYIHLDIAGTADFEERGLAPMQKTLYELLNN
- a CDS encoding GIY-YIG nuclease family protein — translated: MNINNKQKFFYIKKIKNSKDKNYEKISQLFCNKAINDILNNFKIYDFRQVDEVEKNLAGVYIIFSIDKNKNLKFSYIGESSDIKKRWKTHINNFKTKNIKSRKFRTKEKDLEQIKFAVLKLDTDQNTRLKKETYYIYHFKSKFTNINTKIANMKMKCDFGHGVKRTYLSYDKNSVKFRLYIYGECRNKECNNKFLIR